The DNA window tttattgattaattttatgaaataaatattcgactcgattatatataaatttaattgatTCGTCTCACATGTACGAGACCAATCACATTGATCATTTTATATTAGATCAATATTTATTGAAGAGCAGCAGATATTTACAACTCTGAAAAGTCCCGTCTCATTAACCACTccctaaaatataatttctcatcCGTGTCCCAAACGCAGGACTGTTTACATACCCAATTTACCCTtactcgttttttttttaacttcccTAATTTCTAATGGATGTTTTTTCATTGTATTTTTATCGTGTAGCCGATAAGGGTCAAAAAAGTCTGGATGGCATATCggtaataaattcaaatgtgaAGCCCAAACAAAAGTCACTCCGCCCTATAAATGACTCAATCTCACTTCTTCTCTAATGCCCCAACCAAATTACGTGATATATATATTCTTATAAAAGAATCAATCAATCAATATATCGGAAAATGGCGTCACGGTACGAGGTTGAAGTCACCGTCACTTCCGCCAAGGACCTCAAGAATATCAATTGGCGACACGGAAAGCTCAAGCCATACGCCGTCGTCTGGATCGACTCCAAGAACAAGTGCTCCTCCCACGTCGACGAAGAAGGCGACACCTCCCCCTACTGGGATCAGAAGCTCACCATCCCCTTCGATTCCCCCATAGAGGACACCACCCTCTACATAGACATCGTCCACGCCGACGCCGATGAGGACACCAAACCTCTCATCGGCTCCGCCAAGCTGCCCCTCCGCAACGTTGTGGATGATGTCGGGTTGGGTTCCCTTACCGATCGGAAGCTCGAGCTGGTGCGCCCATCCGGCAGGCCACATGGCAAGGTTGAGGTCAAAGTCAGCGTACGCGAACCGCGATACCGTGCGGCACAGGATCCTTACCACGCTCAGCCGTACGGCGTGCCTCCTCCTGGGTCGAGGGACTTCACACCCCCACCACCGTATGGAAATCCATACAGTGCGCCACCCGCTTATGGTTCACAGACAGGATACCCGGGTTACGGGCAGCCGAGCTATGGACAGCCTGCGGGTTATGGACAGTCATATTACGGGCAGCCGGGAGGTTACGGGCAGGGTAGTTATTACGGGCAGCCACCTCCCGTGGAGGAGAAACAGAGCAAGTTTGGGGGGATGGGAACAGGCTTGGCCGTGGGCGCCGTAGCGGGGGTGCTAGGTGGAGTCGCACTGGCGGAGGGATTCGATGCGTTGGAGGACAATATTGCTGACGACGTGGCAGATCGCGTGGAGGATGATTTGGGCGACGAAGGGGATGATTACTAGGGACGTATTGGAAATTGCAAtatcattttataaatttcgaCGATCTTTATGCATTTGTTGTGTTTGATTTGAATTTCAAAATGATCCTTTGTgtttttaaatcattttta is part of the Primulina tabacum isolate GXHZ01 chromosome 18, ASM2559414v2, whole genome shotgun sequence genome and encodes:
- the LOC142533217 gene encoding uncharacterized protein LOC142533217; protein product: MASRYEVEVTVTSAKDLKNINWRHGKLKPYAVVWIDSKNKCSSHVDEEGDTSPYWDQKLTIPFDSPIEDTTLYIDIVHADADEDTKPLIGSAKLPLRNVVDDVGLGSLTDRKLELVRPSGRPHGKVEVKVSVREPRYRAAQDPYHAQPYGVPPPGSRDFTPPPPYGNPYSAPPAYGSQTGYPGYGQPSYGQPAGYGQSYYGQPGGYGQGSYYGQPPPVEEKQSKFGGMGTGLAVGAVAGVLGGVALAEGFDALEDNIADDVADRVEDDLGDEGDDY